From a region of the Canis lupus dingo isolate Sandy chromosome 5, ASM325472v2, whole genome shotgun sequence genome:
- the LOC112671513 gene encoding olfactory receptor 10G9 — protein sequence MTNRSLVTTFILIGLPHAPALDIPLFTIFLVIYVLTVMGNLLILLVIMVDSHLHTPMYYFLTNLSFIDMWFSTVTVPKMLMTLGSPGGRMISFHSCMAQLYCFHFLGSTECFLYTVMSYDRYLAISHPLRYASMMRGRTCALLATSTWLSGSLHSAVQTTLTFRLPYCGPSQIQHYFCDAPPILRLACADTSVNEIVIFVNIGVVASGCFLLIVLSYVSIVCSILKIRTSEGRHRAFQTCASHCIVVLCFFVPCVFIYLRPGSRDAVDGVVAVFYTVLTPLLNPVVYTLRNKEVKKALLKLKDKITQSQSK from the coding sequence ATGACAAACAGGAGCCTCGTAACAACATTCATCCTCATAGGCCTTCCCCATGCACCAGCCCTGGACATCCCCCTCTTCACAATCTTCTTAGTGATTTATGTACTCACCGTGATGGGGAACCTCCTCATCCTGCTGGTGATCATGGTAGATTCtcacctccacacccccatgtactaCTTCCTGACCAACCTGTCCTTCATTGACATGTGGTTCTCCACAGTCACTGTGCCCAAAATGCTGATGACCTTGGGGTCTCCAGGAGGCAGAATGATCTCCTTTCACAGCTGCATGGCCCAGCTCTACTGCTTCCACTTCCTGGGCAGCACCGAGTGTTTCCTCTACACAGTCATGTCTTATGACCGCTACCTGGCCATCAGTCACCCACTCAGGTACGCCAGCATGATGAGGGGGAGAACGTGTGCCCTCCTGGCCACCAGCACGTGGCTCAGTGGCTCTCTGCACTCTGCTGTCCAGACCACGCTGACGTTCCGTTTGCCCTACTGTGGGCCCAGCCAGATCCAGCATTACTTCTGTGATGCCCCTCCCATCCTCAGGCTGGCCTGTGCAGACACCTCCGTGAATGAGATAGTGATCTTTGTCAACATTGGGGTGGTGGCCTCGGGCTGCTTCCTCCTCATAGTGTTGTCCTATGTGTCCATTGTCTGTTCCATCCTGAAGATCCGCACCTCAGAGGGGAGGCACAGAGCCTTTCAGACCTGTGCCTCCCACTGCATTGTggtcctttgtttctttgttccctGTGTTTTCATCTACCTGAGGCCAGGCTCCAGGGATGCTGTGGATGGGGTCGTGGCAGTCTTCTACACGGTGCTGACACCCCTTCTAAACCCTGTGGTGTATACCCTGAGGAACAAGGAAGTGAAGAAAGCTCTGTTGAAGCTTAAAGACAAAATAACACAGTCTCAGAGCAAATAA
- the LOC112671514 gene encoding olfactory receptor 10G9-like, whose translation MTNRSFVTTFILMGLPHAPALDIPLFTIFLVIYVLTVMGNLLILLVIRVDSHLHTPMYYFLTNLSFIDMWFSTVTVPKMLMTLGSPGGRMISFHSCMAQLYCFHFLGSTECFLYTVMSYDRYLAISHPLRYASMMRGRTCALLATGTWLSGSLHSAVQTTLTFRLPYCGPSQIQHYFCDGPPILRLACADTSVNEMVIFVNIGVVASGCFLLIVLSYVSIVCSILKIRTSEGRHRAFQTCTSHCIVVLCFFVPCVFIYLRPGSRDAVDGVVAVFYTVLTPLLNPVVYTLRNKEVKKALLKLKDKITQSQSK comes from the coding sequence ATGACAAACAGGAGCTTTGTAACTACATTCATCCTCATGGGCCTTCCCCATGCACCAGCCCTGGACATCCCCCTCTTCACAATCTTCTTAGTGATTTATGTACTCACCGTGATGGGGAACCTCCTCATCCTGCTGGTGATCAGGGTGGATTCtcacctccacacccccatgtactaCTTCCTGACCAACCTGTCCTTCATTGACATGTGGTTCTCCACAGTCACTGTGCCCAAAATGCTGATGACCTTGGGGTCTCCAGGAGGCAGGATGATCTCCTTTCACAGCTGCATGGCCCAGCTCTACTGCTTCCACTTCCTGGGCAGCACCGAGTGTTTCCTCTACACAGTCATGTCCTATGACCGCTACCTGGCCATCAGTCACCCACTCAGGTACGCCAGCATGATGAGGGGGAGAACGTGTGCCCTCCTGGCCACCGGCACGTGGCTCAGTGGCTCTCTGCACTCTGCTGTCCAGACCACGCTGACATTCCGTTTGCCCTACTGTGGGCCCAGCCAGATCCAGCATTACTTCTGTGATGGACCTCCCATCCTCAGGCTGGCCTGTGCAGACACCTCCGTGAACGAGATGGTGATCTTTGTCAACATTGGGGTGGTGGCCTCGGGCTGCTTCCTCCTCATAGTGTTGTCCTATGTGTCCATCGTCTGTTCCATCCTGAAGATCCGCACCTCAGAGGGGAGGCATAGAGCCTTTCAGACCTGCACCTCCCACTGCATTGTGgtcctttgcttctttgttccCTGTGTTTTCATCTACCTGAGGCCAGGCTCCAGGGATGCTGTGGATGGGGTCGTGGCAGTCTTCTACACGGTGCTGACACCCCTTCTAAACCCTGTGGTGTACACCCTGAGGAACAAGGAAGTGAAGAAAGCTCTGTTGAAGCTTAAAGACAAAATAACACAGTCCCAGAGCAAATAA